A genome region from Patescibacteria group bacterium includes the following:
- a CDS encoding ATP-binding protein — protein MIKRTLAKKIKEYTRHYPVVAVTGPRQSGKTTLVRSLFPTKPYLNLEDLETREFAEKDPKGLLGQYADGAVIDEAQRVPKLFSLLQTIADETRKNGQYILTGSQNFLLLEGITQSLAGRVAIAHLLPLALEELAEAYKGFTRITIEEVLLKGFYPKLFDQKMDASSYYQNYIQTYVERDVRLIKNIENLSTFRKFLQLVAARVGQLLNITSLGNDCGINQATVKAWLSILEASFIIFLLQPHHRNFNKRVVKTPKIYFYDTGVLCALLHITQASQLKSHYLRGGIFESMVIAEWLKHRFHRGLVPRAFFWRDKTGHEVDLVIERHGGLLPIEIKSGQTVASEFFDGIAYYRAISKQAASSYIVYGGEQTQKRQAASVLGWRDWPQVLATFD, from the coding sequence TACCCTCGTCAGATCCCTTTTCCCCACTAAACCTTACCTCAACCTTGAAGATCTGGAAACGAGGGAGTTTGCTGAAAAGGATCCGAAAGGCCTGCTTGGCCAGTATGCGGACGGGGCGGTGATTGATGAAGCGCAGCGGGTGCCTAAGCTTTTTTCCCTCTTGCAAACAATCGCGGACGAAACACGCAAGAACGGCCAGTATATTTTGACCGGCTCACAGAATTTTTTATTGCTGGAAGGCATTACCCAGTCGCTTGCCGGCCGGGTTGCCATCGCGCATTTGCTGCCGCTTGCGCTTGAAGAATTGGCCGAAGCGTATAAGGGGTTTACTCGGATAACGATTGAGGAAGTACTATTGAAGGGATTCTACCCTAAGCTATTTGATCAAAAGATGGACGCATCCAGTTATTACCAAAATTATATTCAGACCTATGTGGAGCGCGACGTGCGGCTGATTAAAAATATCGAAAACCTCAGCACTTTTAGAAAATTTTTACAGCTCGTAGCGGCACGGGTTGGCCAACTCCTTAATATCACCTCGCTTGGCAACGATTGCGGCATTAATCAGGCAACCGTGAAGGCGTGGCTCTCCATCCTGGAAGCGAGCTTCATTATTTTCTTATTGCAGCCGCATCACAGGAATTTTAATAAACGGGTGGTGAAAACGCCAAAAATTTATTTTTATGATACGGGCGTGTTGTGCGCCCTTCTCCATATTACACAGGCCAGTCAACTCAAAAGCCATTACTTGAGAGGAGGGATTTTTGAATCAATGGTGATCGCGGAGTGGTTAAAGCACCGTTTTCACCGCGGGCTTGTGCCTCGGGCGTTTTTTTGGAGGGACAAAACCGGCCACGAAGTTGACCTGGTTATTGAGCGTCATGGAGGGTTACTGCCGATTGAAATCAAATCCGGCCAGACCGTAGCATCAGAATTTTTTGACGGGATTGCGTATTACCGTGCCATATCCAAGCAGGCCGCTTCGTCGTATATTGTGTATGGGGGAGAACAAACGCAGAAGCGCCAGGCCGCTTCCGTGCTCGGCTGGCGCGATTGGCCTCAAGTTCTGGCTACATTTGATTGA
- a CDS encoding YerC/YecD family TrpR-related protein — protein MAPYPWTNEHTRSLCRAVLKLKDLSEAERFFRDLLTLEEIREFSKRWQAVNLLAEGETYREVAKKTGLSTSTVVRVAHWLKSGMGGYRAMLTRMGVGKKKRTVL, from the coding sequence ATGGCTCCGTATCCATGGACGAATGAACATACCAGATCCCTGTGCAGGGCAGTGCTGAAGCTCAAAGACTTGAGCGAAGCCGAACGTTTTTTCAGGGACCTTCTGACCCTTGAAGAAATCAGGGAATTCAGCAAGCGCTGGCAGGCGGTGAATCTGCTGGCAGAAGGGGAGACCTACCGCGAGGTGGCGAAAAAGACAGGACTGTCTACCTCCACGGTGGTGCGCGTGGCGCACTGGCTAAAAAGTGGGATGGGTGGTTACCGCGCTATGCTTACGCGCATGGGTGTTGGCAAGAAAAAGAGAACTGTGCTATAA